From Tripterygium wilfordii isolate XIE 37 chromosome 16, ASM1340144v1, whole genome shotgun sequence, one genomic window encodes:
- the LOC119980860 gene encoding uncharacterized protein LOC119980860 isoform X2, with amino-acid sequence MKKVKFRSMKELYGDSKDVLEPKVSPVLKANFRGQKHADDTKCIALSNRGSRGVDGSSRARLPTRHSSRLHSEGTTSQMAVKADYELSDDAAQGKGPRQFFISDTDMISPVSSLCNGRRCSSSETSNLVSVCSNHDSQDVSKDTEILEEVENLQTVADNCCLTKVPTFDETQKNSGLLDNWEESDHLVDGTSCICRSYYTDKTGGDYDGERATENLSYSSATLNSFSIIGKDVDDQPSSCCRAGCLVDVIDNANCGNAVICAQESSRPTSLLRNQSDLSENSSLRNSYFGATSLKVDPSDCHKQVESTLTTLIRTGGQRSSVHSFADSMKPDTEMNRGHSASETEKISDLKELLPKSGEQTAKPSRWQPHLQPQALDSGDAMGIVEGEVKMCNICGHPGREELLAICCKCRDGAEHTYCMHAKLDRVPEGAWVCEECMMTEEVEKQKQGTFERPDRVLRKSLSNNQRQNSGNSSTSNHNSTLELEVKGSVVEKSRNDGDSSSPCWVEKRPALNMEGLPVKRIRTLTINHTSSSMLVSRTKTVLCCASSFNSLDKRAVKPAHEGSVRKSKSFNHELSKVNVQLSYDCLQKQSRASENDTSDDKKEVVANMFSNENADLSNAADAKDKGQDFVKMTKKLKLPESPVTATVTDSGIYASVMDKKPAFGDGADDSAVKAVQCHEKTSNTSKSTLTEKTTVPADGANACAPLLSRSNDSSVKAVQCHEKTSNTSKSTGKFGETCSQNKRHKSIVKDEREHLEYSKEAAFTTKVKTSEDTSPPDGKPHPRCLPEYASAVDGPFWISTVPQRNYIWKGGFEIHIIRRGVKLSRFCDGIQAHLATGASPRVLEAVEKLPQTFLLKEVPRLSMWPAQFSENQATENNIALYFFAEDLKSYESSYNVLVENMIKNDLGLKGNFNGTELLVFASNLLPEGSKRWNNLSFLWGVFREGRVNFPKQIPFYVSYSNFSPSNQYFSLPSLSAINNTCFPGQSSESSLSSNIFSNIEPKSNFSTSLASPVFSSDKSVDDGQTKPSLEQKLLVPEENPDQQPHMVKPPTRSEQLSRDTAHAGSLQREGRETKRRPDIDLNLQADEECNLDTECNMEGQLEYGSQGPKLPPATENYFLEQPLISGIAGDTTSRNVTYSNLLARNQNNDDDDSPSLRLALPLFCNHSNVDTSLSLSSLSRK; translated from the exons atgaagaaagtgaaattCAGGAGTATGAAGGAGCTTTATGGGGATAGTAAAGATGTTTTGGAACCCAAG GTTTCACCAGTGTTGAAAGCCAATTTTCGTGGGCAAAAGCATGCAGATGACACGAAATGCATTGCTCTGTCTAATAGG GGATCACGTGGAGTAGACGGGTCCAGTAGGGCACGACTTCCAACTCGTCACTCATCTCGCCTGCATTCTGAAGGAACAACATCGCAAATGGCAGTAAAGGCTGATTATGAGCTTTCTGATGACGCTGCTCAAGGAAAGGGACCTAGGCAGTTCTTTATAAGTGATACAGATATGATATCTCCTGTGAGTAGCTTATGCAATGGTAGACGTTGTTCCAGCAGTGAGACAAGTAACCTTGTCAGTGTGTGCTCCAATCATGATTCGCAAGATGTTTCTAAAGATACTGAAATTCTTGAGGAAGTGGAGAACCTTCAAACTGTTGCTGACAACTGTTGCTTGACAAAAGTACCCACCTTTGATGAAACCCAAAAGAATTCAGGTCTACTTGATAATTGGGAAGAATCTGATCATCTTGTTGATGGCACCTCTTGCATTTGCAGATCATATTACACAGACAAAACGGGCGGTGACTATGACGGTGAAAGAGCTACAGAGAATTTATCATACAGCTCAGCAACACTTAACAGTTTTTCCATTATTGGCAAGGATGTTGATGATCAACCTTCCTCCTGTTGTCGGGCTGGCTGTCTTGTTGATGTAATTGACAATGCTAACTGTGGGAACGCTGTTATATGTGCTCAAGAATCTTCAAGGCCAACTTCTCTTCTCCGTAACCAGTCAGACCTTTCAGAAAATTCTTCCCTGAGAAATTCCTATTTTGGTGCTACTTCTCTGAAG GTGGATCCTTCTGACTGCCACAAACAGGTCGAATCAACTTTGACAACTCTGATTAGAACCGGTGGTCAAAGAAGTAGTGTGCATAGTTTTGCTGATTCCATGAAACCTGATACAGAAATGAATCGGGGACACTCAGCGTCGGAAACAGAAAAAATTTCAGATCTAAAAGAACTATTGCCGAAGTCTGGTGAGCAGACTGCAAAACCTAGTAGGTGGCAACCTCATTTGCAACCTCAGGCTCTCGACTCTGGTGATGCAATGGGCATTGTGGAGGGTGAA GTGAAAATGTGTAATATTTGTGGTCATCCAGGGCGTGAGGAGTTGCTTGCCATTTGTTGCAAGTGTAGGGATGGGGCCGAACATAC ATACTGCATGCATGCAAAGCTGGACAGGGTTCCTGAAGGTGCTTGGGTGTGTGAAGAATGCATGATGACAGAAGAAGttgaaaagcaaaagcaagGTACATTTGAAAGACCAGATAGAGTATTGAGGAAATCACTCTCGAATAATCAAAGGCAAAACTCTGGAAATTCAAGTACTTCCAATCATAACAGTACTTTGGAACTGGAAGTTAAAGGTTCAGTTGTTGAGAAAAGCAGGAATGATGGAGATAGTTCTAGTCCTTGCTGGGTAGAGAAGAGACCCGCACTCAATATGGAAGGTCTTCCAGTGAAAAGAATTCGGACTCTCACAATAAATCATACATCCTCTTCAATGTTGGTATCCCGGACCAAAACTGTACTCTGCTGTGCTTCTTCGTTCAACAGCTTGGACAAGAGGGCAGTAAAGCCAGCCCATGAAG GTTCTGTTCGTAAATCAAAATCATTCAACCATGAGTTGTCAAAAGTGAATGTCCAGTTGTCATATGATTGTTTACAAAAGCAAAGTCGTGCCAGTGAAAATGATACCAGTGACGACAAAAAAGAGGTAGTTGCAAATATGTTCAGCAACGAAAACGCAGACCTCTCAAATGCGGCAGATGCAAAGGATAAAGGGCAGGACTTcgttaaaatgacaaaaaaactaaaattaccCGAGTCTCCGGTGACTGCAACTGTGACCGACAGTGGTATTTATGCTTCAGTAATGGATAAAAAACCTGCCTTTGGTGATGGAGCTGATGATAGTGCTGTGAAGGCTGTGCAATGTCACGAAAAAACGAGCAATACATCCAAGTCTACATTGACAGAGAAAACAACCGTCCCTGCTGATGGAGCTAATGCATGTGCCCCGCTTTTATCTAGATCCAATGATAGTTCCGTGAAGGCTGTGCAATGTCACGAGAAAACGAGCAATACATCCAAGTCTACTGGTAAATTTGGTGAAACATGCTCTCAAAACAAAAGGCATAAGAGTATTGTCAAGGATGAGAGAGAGCATCTTGAGTACTCTAAAGAAGCAGCATTTACTACCAAAGTAAAAACTAGTGAAGATACTTCTCCTCCTGATGGCAAGCCTCATCCAAGATGCTTACCCGAGTATGCTTCTGCAGTAGATGGTCCTTTCTGGATTTCTACCGTTCCTCAACGTAATTATATATGGAA AGGTGGATTTGAAATTCACATAATTCGTAGAGGTGTGAAACTTTCAAGGTTTTGCGATGGGATCCAAGCACACTTAGCAACTGGTGCTTCACCTAGAGTTCTTGAAGCAGTGGAAAAACTACCTCAGACATTTCTGTTGAAGGAAGTTCCTCGCTTGAGTATGTGGCCAGCACAGTTCTCAGAAAATCAGGCAACTGAGAACAACATTGCCCTGTACTTTTTTGCAGAAGATCTTAAGAG CTATGAGAGCAGCTATAATGTCTTGGTGGAGAACATGATTAAGAATGATTTAGGTCTGAAAGGAAACTTCAATGGAACTGAGCTATTAGTTTTCGCATCTAACCTCCTTCCTGAAGGATCGAAAC GCTGGAATAATTTGTCTTTCTTATGGGGAGTATTCAGAGAGGGAAGGGTGAATTTCCCAAAACAAATACCGTTTTATGTGTCTTATTCGAATTTCTCACCATCAAACCAGTACTTTTCTCTTCCTTCGTTGTCTGCAATAAATAACACATGCTTCCCTGGACAATCCAGTGAAAGTTCATTGTCATCCAATATATTTTCCAATATTGAACCCAAATCAAACTTTTCTACGTCACTAGCATCTCCAGTTTTTTCTTCTGATAAAAGCGTCGATGATGGTCAAACAAAACCATCACTTGAGCAGAAACTCCTTGTTCCTGAAGAAAATCCTGACCAGCAACCACACATGGTCAAACCTCCAACTAGAAGTGAGCAGCTCTCCCGAGACACAGCACACGCTGGGTCACTGCAG agagaaggaagagaaacaAAGCGACGACCGGATATTGATCTCAACCTTCAAGCAGATGAAGAATGTAATCTTGACACAGAATGTAATATGGAAGGACAATTGGAATATGGAAGTCAAGGACCCAAGCTTCCACCTGCAACCGAAAACTACTTCTTAGAACAGCCTTTGATTTCTGGCATTGCCGGTGATACCACAAGCAGGAATGTCACATATTCCAATCTACTGGCAAGGAACCAGAACAACGATGATGATGACTCGCCATCCCTCCGTCTTGCGTTGCCGCTATTTTGCAATCATAGCAATGTGGATACTTCGTTATCTCTCAGTAGTCTCTCTAGAAAGTAG